One genomic window of Triplophysa rosa linkage group LG11, Trosa_1v2, whole genome shotgun sequence includes the following:
- the itln3 gene encoding intelectin 3 — MLHFVFFLMCFSHTGLHVLGNVTPKPIIINGTYVNPELGKYHARLRTLGRSCLDIKEKYGASRDGVYFLTTESGSVYQTFCDMTTAGGGWTLVGSVHENNIHGTCTYGDRWSSQQGNDQHKPEGEGTWANTVTFGTAEGSTGDDYKNPGYYDIHAQDVAVWHVPNNKVLKDWTTAAILRYHTESHFLSEHGGNLYHLFQKYPVKYEAGDCKTDMGPSSPVVYDTGDKESNKDMYGSSLRGEFESGFVTFRVFNADKSPLAMCSGVKPTGCNSQHYCIGGGGFFLEPLHCGDFTALQWTSDKTKSASKEMIESAVLLFYR, encoded by the exons ATGCTGcactttgttttctttcttatgtGCTTTTCGCACACAG GGCTTCATGTTTTGGGAAATGTGACCCCAAAACCCATTATTATAAACGGCACGTATGTAAACCCAGAATTAGGCAAGTATCACGCCAGGTTAAGGACCCTCGGCCGGAGCTGCCTGGATATTAAAGAGAAATATGGTGCTTCCCGGG ATGGCGTATACTTCCTGACAACAGAGAGTGGTTCAGTGTACCAGACGTTCTGTGATATGACCACAGCCGGAGGAGGCTGGACGCTTGTAGGCAGTGTACACGAGAACAACATCCATGGAACGTGCACATACGGTGACCGCTGGTCGAGTCAGCAGGGCAATGACCAACACAAGCCGGAGGGAGAGGGAACGTGGGCAAACACTGTAACGTTTGGAACAGCAGAGGGTTCGACTGGTGACGATTATAAG AATCCTGGGTACTATGACATTCACGCACAGGACGTGGCAGTGTGGCACGTTCCGAATAATAAAGTGTTGAAAGACTGGACGACTGCTGCGATCCTTCGCTATCACACAGAAAGCCACTTTCTTAGTGAGCATGGTGGAAACCTGTACCACTTATTCCAG AAATACCCTGTGAAGTATGAAGCAGGTGACTGTAAGACTGATATGGGACCCAGCAGTCCGGTAGTCTATGATACTGGAGACAAAGAATCAAATAAAGACATGTATGGATCATCTTTAAGAG GAGAGTTTGAATCTGGTTTCGTCACCTTCAGAGTATTTAACGCTGATAAATCACCGTTGGCCATGTGCTCTGGAGTTAAACCCACTGGATGTAACTCACAACAT TATTGTATCGGTGGTGGAGGATTTTTTCTGGAGCCTCTTCATTGTGGAGACTTCACGGCTCTTCAGTGGACCTCTGACAAGACAAAAAGTGCATCTAAAGAAATGATTGAATCAGCCGTGCTGCTCTTCTATCGCTAA
- the farsa gene encoding phenylalanine--tRNA ligase alpha subunit produces the protein MADTGLLESLLRLVEAADAGIDSQEAAAGLGLDHQLIVGAVKSLQALGEVIAAEQRSSKHWELTGEGCEIAEQGSHEARVFNAIPAEGLPQNELMKMPSGKVGFSKAMSNKWIRLDKGHEGGPRIFQTAETIEDRVREKLQLVRKGQSSKLQEKDKNELKKRKLLAEVTVKSYRITKGSDFSTTITKQETELTPEMIASGSWKEKKFKPYNFEAMGVAPECGHLHPLMKVRTQFRQIFLEMGFTEMPTNNFIESSFWNFDSLFQPQQHPARDQHDTFFLSDPALAHEFPQDYLERVKKVHSEGGYGSQGYKYDWKIEEAQKNILRTHTTAVSARMLYKLAQQEKFTPVKYFSIDRVFRNETLDATHLAEFHQIEGVVADYGLTLGDLMGILHQFFTKLGITKLRFKPA, from the exons ATGGCTGACACCGGGCTTTTAGAGTCTTTATTGCGGCTGGTGGAGGCGGCTGACGCCGGGATTGACAGCCAGGAGGCCGCGGCGGGTCTCGGGCTGGATCATCAGCTGATCGTGGGGGCTGTGAAGAGTCTGCAGGCTTTAGGAGAG GTGATCGCAGCAGAACAGAGATCCTCCAAACACTGGGAGCTGACGGGAGAGGGCTGTGAGATCGCCGAGCAGGGCAGTCATGAAGCCCGGGTGTTCAACGCCATCCCTGCCGAGGGTCTGCCGCAGAATGAGCTCATG AAAATGCCGAGCGGGAAGGTGGGATTCAGCAAGGCCATGTCTAACAAATGGATCCGTTTGGATAAAGGTCACGAGGGAGGGCCCAGAATCTTCCAAACG GCGGAAACCATTGAAGACAGGGTGAGAGAGAAACTGCAGCTGGTGCGGAAGGGACAGTCCTCAAAACTGCAAGAGAAAGACAAGAATGAACTGAAGAAACGCAAGCTGCTCGCTGAAGT GACTGTTAAGTCATACCGGATCACTAAAGGAAGCGATTTCAGTACCACCATCACAAAACAAGAGACAGAACTCACACCAGAGATGATCGCCAG TGGGAGCTGGAAGGAGAAGAAGTTTAAGCCGTATAACTTTGAAGCCATGGGCGTGGCTCCAGAATGCGGTCACCTACATCCGCTCATGAAGGTCCGGACGCAGTTCAGACAGATCTTCCTCGAGATGGG GTTCACGGAAATGCCCACTAATAACTTCATCGAGAGCTCCTTCTGGAACTTTGACTCGCTGTTTCAGCCCCAGCAGCATCCGGCTAGAGACCAACACGACACCTTTTTCCTCTCGG acCCAGCACTGGCTCACGAGTTCCCTCAGGACTATCTGGAAAGAGTGAAGAAGGTTCATTCTGAAGGTGGTTATGGATCACAAGG ATACAAGTATGACTGGAAAATTGAAGAGGCTCAGAAGAACATCCTGAGAACACACACGACGGCGGTCAGCGCTCGGATGCTGTATAAACTCGCGCAGCAG GAGAAGTTTACACCAGTGAAGTACTTTTCCATCGATAGAGTTTTCCGTAACGAAACTCTGGACGCCACTCACCTGGCGGAGTTTCATCAGATCGAGGGCGTGGTGGCCGACTACGGTCTGACCCTGGGTGACCTCATGGGCATTCTGCACCAGTTCTTCACCAAACTAG GAATTACAAAATTACGTTTCAAGCCTGCATAA
- the syce2 gene encoding synaptonemal complex central element protein 2, which produces MSQQLLGSSGSITLHSTPKTGHHHASAKVSDEGRTSTGETLSFVKLDESIEQQSEDSGICVSKSPTRSSPDQSTVEHDSVLSLTNSRIEDIGKRAQDLIERINERRAMDQPVMNSFEEQLTKKVSEMCQQVREQMFDYYEQRGQGIQAIISELSEVLEKSSQFSMELQEASQTLKAVNKTLQHVTEQ; this is translated from the exons ATGTCTCAGCAGCTTTTGGGAAGTTCAGGGTCCATAACGTTACATTCAACACCCAAAACCGGTCATCACCATGCGTCAGCAAAG GTGTCAGATGAGGGGCGTACCTCAACAGGTGAAACATTATCATTTGTAAAGCTGGATGAGAGCATCGAACAGCAGAG TGAGGACTCCGGTATCTGCGTTTCAAAATCCCCAACTAGAAGTTCACCGGACCAAAGCACTGTTGAACATGATAGCGTACTGTCTCTCACAAATTCAAGAATAGAGGACATTGGAAAGAGAGCACAGGATCTTATCGAGAGGATCAATGAACGCCGGGCCATGGACCAACCTGTGATGAACAGCTTTGAGGAGCAACTCACGAAAAAG GTGAGTGAGATGTGTCAGCAGGTGAGGGAGCAGATGTTTGACTATTATGAGCAGCGTGGTCAGGGGATTCAGGCCATCATCAGTGAGCTGTCCGAGGTGCTGGAGAAAAGCAGTCAGTTTAGCATGGAGCTACAGGAAGCCAGTCAAACTCTGAAAGCTGTTAACAAAACCCTGCAGCACGTCACAGAGCAGTAG